CCGGCATACTCCTGTTGCAGGAGCATGATTCCTAAAACTTCCGTTGATTCGTTCCAGTCGCTAGGTTGCTAAACGGGCGCTTGCGCCTTTGTTCCGTAGCCGTCTACAACAAGATCAAGCTTTCCTGTTTCAGGGTCCATTACTAGGCCGTGAACAGGCACTGAATCAGGCATTAGCGGGTGGTTTCCAATTGTGGATACACTATGTCTTACACTATCTTCCACACTATCAAACCCTCGAAAGAAACGGTTGAAATCAACACCTGAATATTGTAATGTATCCAATGTTTCTTGAGAGATGCCGCGATGCTTTACTTTTTCTAACGTTTGCTCTGCTTTTACACTGGCCATGCCACAATCATGATGCCCAACAACATAAATTTCATCTACTTCAAGCTCATAGACACCGACTAAAATACTGCGCATAATACTTCCGAACGGGTGGGAAACAAGCGCTCCTGCAGTTTTAAGTATTTTT
The nucleotide sequence above comes from Virgibacillus dokdonensis. Encoded proteins:
- a CDS encoding beta-class carbonic anhydrase — its product is MNLLGEILTHNKDFVEKKEYESYQSSKFPNKHVLILSCMDTRLVELLPKAMNISNGDAKILKTAGALVSHPFGSIMRSILVGVYELEVDEIYVVGHHDCGMASVKAEQTLEKVKHRGISQETLDTLQYSGVDFNRFFRGFDSVEDSVRHSVSTIGNHPLMPDSVPVHGLVMDPETGKLDLVVDGYGTKAQAPV